A window of Cydia strobilella chromosome 22, ilCydStro3.1, whole genome shotgun sequence genomic DNA:
ATGCGCTGACTGAATGTGTGTAGTATATGTGTGctatagtgtgtgtgtgtgtgtgtagtatagTGTATGTGTGGACCTCTATGTGCTATGGCGATGATTTCCCGCATGTCTTGCGGCTCGGTGTCTGTATGCGCTGGCACAGGATCGGCCGCTCGCTGTAGGATCTTGCGCACCACGTCTCGAGGCGGCGCGCGCAGTGGCGTTGGTCTCGATGTAAGCCCCAGCTGGAACAAAttgttaatattattgtttgtttacttatatgaGCCTCCACACTTACACGACTCCGCTGACTTGGACACCTAGAGAGGATGGGAGAAGATCGAGATGTAagaagagcgtatgtggggcaCCTGGGAGGAAAACGTCcgtctgggcgtcccagataTACCGCCATCGTAGCGGTAACGAAGCTATGAAAcacctgtccgccctcggatTTGGGTAACTGGCGTGAAGCGTACAATAGGGCAGAGTGACGTTAACTTGTAACAgaggccaagatcttttttgggtcactgagccagtgaagtagtagtagttaaaTTATTATGAGGCTAGTATCCCACTGCTTGGCAATTGCCTCTATCCTTTTCTACGAACACCGTTATTTTAAGGAAGTTAAATCAAAGTTAAAGTCTGGTAAGGCACATTGTAATGTTATCAATGGTATCATGCTTGAATGTGGAATAGCAGCCAGAGCTCCGGTTTGCGCAGCCACAGGAATTTTGGGGTCTACGAGAGAACTTTATTTCTATCAGCTTTGTGAGACTAATGAGTCGGACGCTTCGCTAGTTCCGGCTTGCCTAAGCCTAAATTAGTCGCGTAATCATAACACATGAAAGCAGTCAAACGGCGACTGACGCTGCAGGTGACTAGACGCATCGCCATCGTGTGCATTCGTCGCCGGTATTGAATGCTTTGACACACGTTCAGTTGAAAATCAGTCACCCAGAGCAGACCAGAGAGACTACCTTACCGAGTATCTATCATTTGATATGGTCGTCTCTGACGCGAGACGGGTGCGCGGCGGTCGCCAACGACAGTCCAGGCGCGTGCTCAGCCGGCGATTGGCAAATGATGACCGGcggaatgaatgaatgtataAGTGACTAGTGTACCAACCTTGGCGAGTATCTGTCCTTTGATATGGTCGTCTCTGACGCGAGACGGGTGCGCGGCGGTCGCCGATGTCGGTCTGGGCGCGAAGATGAGCGCCGCACACACGTGCAGCCAGGCGCGCATCGGCGCCTGCCGAGCGTGCTCAGCCGGCGATTGGCAAATGATGACCGGCGGGATGAATGAATGTATAAGTGACTAGTGTACCAACCTTGGCGAGTATCTGTCCTTTGATATGGTCGTCTCTGACGCGAGACGGGTGCGCGGCGGTCGCCAACGACAGTCCAGGCGCGAAGATGAGCGCCGCACACGAGCAGCCAGGTGCGCATCGGCGCCTGCCGAGCGTGCTCAGCCGGCGATTGGCAAATGATGACCGGcggaatgaatgaatgtataAGTGACTAGTGTACCAACCTTGGCGAGTATCTGTCCTTTGATATGGTCGTCTCTGACGCGAGACGGGTGCGCGGCGGTCGCCGACGTCGGTCTGGGCGCGAAGATGAGCGCCGCACACACGTGCAGCCAGGCGCGCATCGGCGCCTGCCGAGCGTGCTCAGCCGGCGATTGGCAAATGATGACCGGCGGGATGAATGAATGTATTAGTGACTAGTGTACCAACCTTGGCGAGTATCTGTCCTTTGATATGGTCGTCTCTGACGCGAGACGGGTGCGCGGCGGTCGCCGACGTCGGTTCGGGCGCGAAGGCGAGCGCCGCACACACGAGCAGCCAGGCGCGCATCGGCGCCTAGCCGAGCGTGCTCAGCCGGCGCCATTGACGCCGCGCCAACGCGACATCTCCGCGCCTGCACAACAATGAATTCTGGATTTAAATGATGCCCGGGTATTATATTATCAGACATGAGTAAATTAGGTCACCGATGACCGTGAAATCGGTCCTGGGTGATCTAGTTTAATACAAATAAGTATTTGTATTAGGCAAACCGAGATCAAGATCACCCATGTTTTTATGTTGTTTAGATATTAGttacagttttaattttaggttacattttattattaattaagtatgtTTTCGGTTTTCATAAAGTGCAATAAGTACATACAGCTAAAGCCTGAGCGGCCTGCTCAAGCAAGTAAGTCAACCATCACAAAATAGCTGAAAACAAAAACTTACATACGAGGAGATTTGAGGAGAGACTTTCTACGTTAAACAACAAACGCAGATATACAAacactaacacacacacacacacacacacacacacacacacacacaatcaaacacacacacatatctTACTGGTATTAATCCTTGTGTTGAAAACTACTatatcatttctaaattctaaattcaaCACGCGGCGGGAATGGCGAGCAGTTCGGCTCTGTAAATATCCAATTTATGTTCATCAAAATCCAatgtttatatacctatatcaaaACAAGGCAGAAGATAGAAGAGTCCTCACATAAAAGAAGTAAAGGTACGTACAAATATCGTGAGGAACATCATATTTCTCCGCAAACCTTGCATACTCAACTATCAACAAATTTTCAGAATTATCCATCTCGATGTGTAGAAAAAACAACCGTCCTACCAACACAATAAAGTTCGCTTTCCCTTAGAAGACTGCATGATTTCTGAGCCGCTTTCAGCCGTCGAATgggacaggccaattcgagttttagttattcgattaGTTTCCAAAATGATCTGTgtaaaaagtgacgtttttggttgaagaaactTTTGATACTAACAGATCAGTATCAAGTTCGGAACAgatcgaataaaaaaaactcgaaTTCGCCTAGGAGTACACTTTAGCTTGTTGCTCCCAATCTTATCGACCGTTTCATTATTTTGATGATGTTGCTTCTATGTAGAAAAAGGAACTATTTATTGA
This region includes:
- the LOC134751443 gene encoding uncharacterized protein LOC134751443, coding for MRAWLHVCAALIFAPRPTSATAAHPSRVRDDHIKGQILAKLGLTSRPTPLRAPPRDVVRKILQRAADPVPAHTDTEPQDMREIIAIAHRGPHIHYTTHTHTHYSTHILHTFSQRIPSRNIEK